A region from the Halobacillus mangrovi genome encodes:
- a CDS encoding cobyric acid synthase: MKGIMIQGTASNVGKSLVVTAICRWLTNKGYCVAPFKSQNMSNNSYVTEFGTEIGRAQGVQAEACKTIAVPEMNPILLKPKNDQTSEVICLGKSIEAFSGSGYRTHFYETGKQAIAESLALLEKQFDFTIIEGAGSPVEVNLNDRELVNMAVADIADVPVLLVADIDRGGVFASIVGTLELLPDFHRKRVKGILINKFRGDPELFIDGVDWLEKYTGIPVLGVLPYTAHEIEAEDSLSIRADKVSSAANALDIAVVVFPYLSNFTDVDPFYQEEDVSIRYVYRKEELGAPDAVILPGTRSTIEDLEEIRNRGIEEKLLTYIRKGGTIAGVCGGYQVLTEQLIEGDKVISGMGIFPITTIFQKVKKTYRIKGVVHSKSGFPSSKVEGYEIHLGDMKRGKENLIPLFSLNNGEEGTVLDEGRIIGTHLHHVFHNEQFRTAWLNRLRVKKDIPIPTARLSKKDPYDQLAEMFESEVDTSALLNLIDDGVREE, encoded by the coding sequence ATGAAAGGAATCATGATCCAGGGAACGGCATCGAACGTCGGGAAAAGTTTAGTGGTCACTGCCATTTGCCGTTGGCTTACTAATAAAGGATATTGTGTGGCCCCCTTCAAGTCACAAAACATGTCTAACAACTCGTATGTGACAGAATTTGGAACAGAAATCGGACGGGCGCAGGGGGTCCAGGCGGAAGCGTGTAAAACGATTGCTGTTCCGGAAATGAATCCCATTCTGTTAAAGCCGAAAAATGATCAGACATCAGAAGTCATCTGCCTGGGGAAATCAATTGAGGCGTTCTCCGGGAGTGGATACCGGACGCATTTCTATGAGACAGGAAAACAAGCCATTGCAGAAAGTCTTGCCTTATTAGAAAAACAGTTTGACTTTACGATCATCGAAGGAGCAGGGAGTCCGGTTGAAGTGAACTTGAATGACAGGGAGCTTGTGAACATGGCGGTCGCAGATATTGCAGATGTGCCTGTCCTACTCGTTGCGGATATCGATCGAGGCGGCGTATTCGCATCGATTGTTGGGACCCTGGAGCTCTTGCCGGATTTTCATCGAAAGAGAGTAAAAGGGATTCTTATTAATAAATTCCGTGGCGACCCCGAGTTGTTTATCGATGGAGTCGATTGGCTGGAAAAGTACACAGGAATCCCCGTGCTTGGTGTTTTACCCTATACGGCTCATGAAATTGAGGCGGAGGATTCGTTGTCCATCAGGGCAGACAAAGTTTCTTCAGCAGCCAACGCCTTAGACATTGCTGTGGTTGTATTTCCGTATCTATCAAACTTTACAGATGTCGATCCGTTTTATCAGGAGGAAGATGTAAGCATCCGATATGTATATCGAAAAGAAGAATTAGGTGCACCAGATGCTGTGATCCTGCCTGGTACGAGAAGTACGATAGAAGATTTAGAGGAAATAAGGAATCGCGGAATTGAAGAAAAGCTGCTTACTTATATTCGAAAAGGCGGAACGATTGCAGGAGTTTGTGGGGGCTATCAGGTGCTTACCGAACAATTGATTGAAGGAGATAAAGTGATTAGCGGAATGGGTATATTTCCGATCACAACTATTTTTCAAAAGGTAAAGAAGACTTATCGAATCAAAGGTGTTGTTCATTCAAAGAGCGGCTTCCCGTCTAGTAAAGTAGAAGGCTATGAAATTCATCTTGGTGACATGAAGAGGGGGAAGGAAAATCTTATCCCTTTGTTCTCTCTTAATAATGGAGAGGAAGGAACTGTCCTTGATGAAGGGAGGATTATTGGTACTCACCTCCATCATGTCTTTCACAATGAACAATTCCGAACAGCATGGCTCAATCGATTAAGAGTCAAAAAAGACATTCCTATACCTACTGCTCGTTTATCAAAAAAGGATCCTTACGATCAGCTGGCTGAAATGTTTGAGAGCGAAGTAGACACAAGTGCTTTACTTAATCTTATTGACGACGGAGTGAGGGAGGAATGA
- a CDS encoding bifunctional adenosylcobinamide kinase/adenosylcobinamide-phosphate guanylyltransferase — protein sequence MFTLIIGGVRSGKSTFAEKLAAQSTRDPLYYIATSVNTDEEMNERILKHQIARKNAPKQWVVFEYPTRPSIIKLPKDTTVLLDCVTTWATNEWMERVETDTIDELINRMVTEVEEMMQSAAHLILVSNDLFSDAMGYEAVIKEYLKLMGKLHQQLVKKADRVVKMEFGYPQVKKGRIL from the coding sequence ATGTTCACCTTAATCATCGGTGGAGTACGTAGTGGAAAAAGTACATTTGCTGAAAAGCTGGCTGCACAATCAACTAGGGACCCTCTTTATTACATAGCGACGAGCGTCAATACAGATGAAGAAATGAATGAACGGATATTGAAGCATCAGATAGCACGAAAGAATGCCCCGAAGCAATGGGTCGTCTTTGAGTATCCTACTCGTCCTTCCATTATCAAACTACCAAAAGATACAACGGTCCTGCTTGATTGTGTGACAACGTGGGCCACGAATGAATGGATGGAGAGAGTAGAGACAGACACTATTGATGAACTCATTAACCGAATGGTTACAGAGGTCGAGGAAATGATGCAGAGCGCCGCACATCTCATTTTAGTATCAAATGATCTGTTTTCGGATGCTATGGGTTATGAAGCAGTGATAAAGGAGTACCTGAAGTTGATGGGCAAGCTTCATCAGCAACTCGTAAAAAAAGCCGATCGTGTCGTGAAAATGGAGTTTGGCTATCCGCAAGTAAAGAAAGGAAGAATTCTATGA
- the cobD gene encoding threonine-phosphate decarboxylase CobD, whose protein sequence is MNWPSHGANPIKLYKEMSAEQPASVVDFSVNTNPLGSPDGLRSHLEKSLEKIHNYPDPDSERLHQRLAKQHEVTQNQVLVGNGASEMIYLLAQLWQGQRVGIVQPTFSEYQKACDAYGCKIYPIMLEEEHQFDLNPSNYRPFLDLIDVLFLCHPNNPTGAVYKPHILQDLIRQCKEKEVVVVIDEAFYDFVADVPFYSPHVIENSNVILLRSLTKMFAIPGLRLGYAVGEPSLIKRMKMYQPTWSVNSFAEEAGLYCLGKSRFQQQTAEAISVEKRSLFTKLKELGYRPITTQTNYFLMKDPFHEDTKAMIGFLLRRGVIVRHTYNFLSLEGRFVRVAIKRREENERLLSALQRWRFLCSP, encoded by the coding sequence TTGAACTGGCCTTCACATGGAGCGAATCCGATTAAGCTTTATAAAGAAATGAGTGCAGAGCAACCAGCCTCTGTGGTTGATTTCAGTGTGAATACCAATCCATTGGGTTCCCCGGATGGTTTGAGGTCCCATTTAGAAAAAAGCCTCGAAAAGATTCACAATTACCCTGATCCAGACAGTGAACGTTTGCATCAGAGACTAGCTAAACAACATGAAGTAACTCAAAACCAGGTACTAGTCGGAAACGGCGCATCCGAAATGATTTACCTATTGGCCCAACTTTGGCAGGGCCAGCGTGTAGGTATTGTACAGCCTACATTTTCTGAGTATCAAAAGGCATGTGACGCCTATGGATGCAAGATTTATCCGATCATGTTAGAGGAGGAGCATCAGTTTGATTTAAATCCTTCGAATTATAGGCCATTTCTCGATTTGATTGACGTTCTTTTTCTTTGTCATCCGAATAACCCGACAGGCGCCGTATACAAACCGCATATCTTACAGGATCTCATCCGTCAATGTAAAGAAAAAGAAGTAGTGGTTGTAATTGATGAGGCGTTTTACGATTTCGTGGCCGACGTTCCATTTTATTCTCCACATGTTATTGAGAATTCAAATGTTATTCTCCTTCGTTCCCTGACAAAAATGTTTGCAATTCCTGGACTGCGTCTCGGGTATGCGGTGGGTGAGCCTTCTCTAATTAAGCGGATGAAAATGTACCAACCGACCTGGAGTGTCAATTCTTTTGCAGAAGAGGCGGGACTTTATTGTTTAGGTAAATCTCGTTTCCAACAGCAGACCGCAGAAGCGATTTCTGTTGAGAAGCGTTCCTTATTTACCAAGCTTAAAGAACTGGGGTATCGGCCTATTACGACACAAACGAATTACTTTTTAATGAAAGATCCCTTTCATGAAGATACAAAAGCAATGATTGGATTTTTGCTTAGGCGAGGTGTGATCGTAAGGCATACCTACAATTTTTTATCTCTAGAAGGAAGGTTTGTGCGGGTAGCGATTAAACGGAGAGAAGAAAACGAACGACTCTTATCCGCGCTTCAAAGGTGGAGGTTTCTATGTTCACCTTAA